The uncultured Desulfuromonas sp. genome has a segment encoding these proteins:
- the rplB gene encoding 50S ribosomal protein L2 has translation MAIKKFKPTSPGRRHMTASTFEEVTTATPEKSLLEPLKKSGGRNNNGRITKRHTGGGHKRKYRVIDFKRDKKEIPARVVSIEYDPNRSARIALLSYVDGEKRYILAPVGLEVGAQVVASESADIQPGNAMAIRAIPLGTWVHNVELKVGKGGQLARSAGAYAMIAAKEGRYAQLRLPSGEVRLVLQECCATIGQVGNTDHENVKIGKAGRNRWLGKRPQSRGVAMNPVDHPHGGGEGKSSGGRHPVTPWGVPTKGYKTRTNKRTDKFIVRRRNK, from the coding sequence ATGGCGATCAAAAAGTTTAAGCCGACCTCGCCGGGGCGCCGCCACATGACAGCCTCAACTTTTGAGGAGGTAACCACAGCGACACCTGAAAAGTCACTTTTGGAACCTCTGAAGAAGTCTGGCGGACGCAATAACAACGGACGAATTACAAAGCGCCACACAGGCGGTGGTCACAAGCGCAAGTACCGCGTTATTGACTTCAAGCGGGACAAGAAAGAAATCCCGGCACGCGTGGTTTCCATTGAATATGACCCGAACCGTTCAGCACGCATTGCTCTGCTGAGCTATGTCGACGGTGAGAAGCGTTACATCCTCGCTCCTGTCGGTCTTGAGGTCGGTGCACAAGTCGTTGCCAGTGAGTCGGCGGATATTCAGCCGGGTAACGCCATGGCAATTCGTGCGATTCCTTTGGGTACCTGGGTTCACAATGTTGAACTGAAGGTTGGCAAAGGTGGTCAGCTGGCGCGCAGTGCCGGCGCGTATGCCATGATCGCCGCCAAAGAGGGCCGTTATGCTCAGCTGCGACTGCCTTCCGGCGAAGTTCGTCTGGTGCTGCAGGAGTGCTGTGCAACCATCGGCCAGGTTGGTAATACGGATCATGAAAATGTCAAGATCGGTAAAGCGGGACGTAATCGCTGGTTGGGTAAGCGCCCTCAGTCACGTGGTGTTGCCATGAACCCGGTTGATCACCCGCATGGTGGTGGTGAAGGTAAGAGTTCCGGTGGTCGTCACCCGGTTACACCTTGGGGTGTCCCCACTAAGGGTTACAAAACCCGTACGAACAAGCGCACGGATAAGTTTATTGTCCGCCGCCGGAATAAATAG
- the rpsS gene encoding 30S ribosomal protein S19, translating into MARSIKKGPYVEEGLLRKVDLEGGTTANKVIKTWSRRSTIIPEFVGHTFAVHNGKKFLPVYVSENMVGHKLGEFAPTRTYYGHGADKKSKRK; encoded by the coding sequence GTGGCTAGATCAATTAAGAAAGGGCCTTATGTAGAGGAAGGGTTACTGCGTAAGGTCGATTTGGAAGGTGGAACAACGGCAAACAAGGTGATTAAGACCTGGTCTCGTCGTAGCACGATTATCCCCGAATTCGTAGGGCATACCTTTGCTGTGCATAATGGAAAGAAATTTCTTCCCGTTTATGTGAGTGAAAACATGGTAGGTCATAAACTTGGCGAATTTGCACCCACACGGACTTATTACGGTCACGGTGCAGATAAGAAGTCCAAGAGAAAATAA
- the rplV gene encoding 50S ribosomal protein L22, with protein MEAKAKLRFVRMSPQKARLVVDMIRGKNVQEALNILRFSPQKPADIVAALVKSAVANAEQKGVADVDKLYVKTITVDQGPALKRFIPRAQGRASKIRKPTSHVQVVLDEI; from the coding sequence ATGGAAGCAAAAGCGAAATTAAGATTTGTCCGCATGTCCCCGCAAAAGGCTCGCCTTGTCGTGGATATGATTCGCGGAAAAAATGTACAGGAAGCGCTGAATATTCTGCGCTTTTCCCCGCAGAAGCCAGCAGATATCGTTGCGGCACTGGTGAAGTCAGCTGTTGCGAATGCCGAGCAAAAAGGCGTAGCGGATGTTGATAAACTGTATGTAAAAACAATTACGGTCGATCAGGGACCGGCTTTGAAGCGCTTTATTCCTCGCGCACAGGGTCGTGCCAGCAAGATCCGTAAGCCAACCAGTCACGTCCAGGTTGTCCTGGACGAAATTTAG
- the rpsC gene encoding 30S ribosomal protein S3: MGQKVHPVGFRLGVIRTWESKWYADEDYARFVHEDLKLRNYLKKRLYHAGISKIEIERAAGKMKLNIYAARPGIIIGKRGSEVEALKQELAKLTDKEIFLNIQEVRKPEMNAQLVAEGVALQLERRVAFRRAMKRSVGQSLRFGAQGIKITCSGRLGGAEMSRTEWYREGRVPLHTIRADIDYGFAEAKTTYGIIGVKVLIFKGEVLSREQ, from the coding sequence TTGGGCCAGAAAGTTCATCCTGTAGGGTTTCGCCTGGGTGTCATCAGAACCTGGGAATCGAAGTGGTATGCAGACGAAGACTATGCACGTTTTGTTCATGAAGATCTGAAGCTGCGCAACTACCTGAAGAAGCGCTTGTATCATGCGGGTATCTCTAAAATTGAGATTGAGCGTGCCGCAGGCAAAATGAAGTTGAATATTTATGCAGCGCGACCCGGTATCATTATCGGTAAGCGTGGTTCGGAAGTTGAGGCACTTAAGCAGGAGCTGGCCAAACTCACCGACAAGGAAATTTTCCTGAATATTCAAGAAGTTCGCAAGCCTGAGATGAATGCTCAGCTCGTGGCTGAAGGTGTCGCGCTTCAACTGGAGCGTCGTGTTGCTTTCCGTCGCGCCATGAAGCGTAGCGTAGGACAATCTCTGCGTTTCGGAGCTCAGGGCATTAAGATCACCTGTAGTGGTCGCCTGGGTGGTGCCGAGATGAGTCGTACCGAATGGTATCGTGAAGGTCGTGTGCCCCTGCACACCATCCGTGCCGATATCGATTACGGTTTCGCTGAAGCGAAAACGACCTACGGTATTATTGGAGTAAAGGTTCTCATCTTCAAGGGCGAAGTTCTCTCGCGAGAGCAGTAG
- the rplP gene encoding 50S ribosomal protein L16 — MLMPKKVKHRKQFKGRMKGAAKGATSINFGDYGLQATNRGWLSSRQIESARRAMTRYIKRGGKIWIRAFPDKSLTRKAAETRMGKGKGSPDSWVAVIRPGMVLYEMQGVSEEIAREAFRLAAHKLPISTKFVAREESSNEG, encoded by the coding sequence ATGTTAATGCCCAAGAAGGTCAAACATAGAAAGCAATTTAAAGGTCGCATGAAAGGTGCGGCCAAGGGTGCAACCAGTATTAACTTTGGCGATTACGGCCTCCAGGCCACGAATCGCGGTTGGTTGTCCTCACGTCAGATCGAATCTGCGCGTCGTGCTATGACCCGCTATATCAAGCGTGGCGGTAAAATCTGGATTCGCGCATTTCCCGATAAGTCCTTGACCCGTAAAGCCGCTGAAACCCGGATGGGTAAAGGTAAGGGTTCCCCTGATAGCTGGGTTGCTGTAATTCGTCCCGGCATGGTTCTTTATGAAATGCAGGGGGTTTCGGAAGAGATTGCTCGTGAGGCGTTTCGTCTCGCAGCGCATAAACTGCCAATCTCGACTAAGTTCGTAGCCAGAGAGGAGAGTTCGAATGAAGGCTAA
- the rpmC gene encoding 50S ribosomal protein L29 has product MKAKELQGFSVEELEKKSLELSQELFNLKFQLHTGHLENTAKIPQVRKDIARVKTVLRQKLA; this is encoded by the coding sequence ATGAAGGCTAAGGAATTACAGGGCTTCAGTGTTGAAGAGCTTGAAAAAAAATCTCTGGAATTGAGCCAGGAACTGTTTAACCTGAAATTTCAATTGCACACCGGACATCTTGAAAATACTGCCAAGATTCCTCAGGTACGCAAAGATATTGCACGGGTTAAGACTGTTCTGCGGCAGAAACTTGCGTAA
- the rpsQ gene encoding 30S ribosomal protein S17 → MATEHRNKKKLVGIVTSDKMDKTVVVKVDTLVKHPVYKKYIKRSMKYKAHDEQNQCAAGDKVLITEARPLSRDKRWRVSQILEKTL, encoded by the coding sequence ATGGCAACAGAACATCGTAATAAGAAAAAACTGGTTGGTATCGTAACCAGTGACAAGATGGACAAAACTGTCGTTGTTAAGGTGGACACGCTTGTGAAGCATCCTGTTTACAAGAAGTACATCAAGCGCAGTATGAAATATAAAGCACATGATGAGCAAAACCAGTGTGCAGCCGGGGACAAGGTGCTGATTACTGAAGCGCGTCCGCTTTCGCGTGACAAGCGCTGGCGTGTCAGTCAGATCCTTGAGAAAACACTGTAG
- the rplN gene encoding 50S ribosomal protein L14: MIQMQTVLDVADNSGARKLCCIKVLGGSKRKYAGLGDIIICSVREAMPNSKVKKGDVVRAVIVRTAKEVARQDGSRIRFDKNSAVVVNASGEPVGTRIFGPVARELRARRFMKIVSLAPEVL; the protein is encoded by the coding sequence ATGATTCAGATGCAAACCGTTCTTGATGTTGCGGATAATTCCGGTGCCCGGAAGTTGTGCTGCATCAAGGTTCTGGGCGGCTCTAAACGCAAATATGCGGGGCTGGGCGATATTATTATCTGCTCTGTTCGTGAAGCGATGCCCAATTCAAAAGTAAAAAAAGGTGATGTCGTCCGTGCTGTTATCGTGCGCACGGCTAAAGAGGTTGCCCGTCAGGATGGATCGCGGATTCGTTTTGACAAAAACTCGGCTGTTGTCGTGAACGCGTCAGGTGAGCCGGTGGGTACTCGTATCTTTGGTCCTGTAGCTCGTGAATTACGCGCTCGGCGTTTTATGAAGATCGTATCGCTGGCACCTGAGGTGCTTTGA
- the rplX gene encoding 50S ribosomal protein L24, with protein sequence MAVKKFHVKKGDLVQVMAGKEKGKQGKVLNVFYGKDRLTVENLNVVKRHTRPSRQNQEGGIVEKEAPMSASNVMLVCSACNQPSRTGIRVLEDGTKARFCKKCNEVVDK encoded by the coding sequence ATGGCTGTAAAAAAGTTTCATGTTAAAAAAGGTGATCTGGTACAGGTGATGGCCGGTAAGGAGAAGGGCAAGCAGGGCAAAGTCCTGAATGTCTTTTACGGCAAGGATCGACTGACCGTTGAAAACCTGAATGTTGTTAAACGTCATACGCGCCCTTCCCGGCAGAATCAGGAAGGTGGCATTGTGGAAAAAGAAGCACCGATGTCCGCTTCGAATGTCATGCTTGTCTGTAGTGCCTGTAATCAGCCGTCACGTACTGGAATTCGCGTGCTTGAGGACGGGACCAAGGCTCGTTTCTGCAAAAAATGCAACGAAGTTGTTGACAAGTAA
- the rplE gene encoding 50S ribosomal protein L5: protein MARLKDKYFEELAPKLGKDLGLTNAMQVPRVEKVVVNMGIGEAIQNIKLLESAVDELGKITGQKPVITKAKKSIAGFKLREDMPIGCMVTLRRERAYEFLDRLINIALPRVRDFKGVSPKAFDGRGNYTLGVREQIIFPEIDLEKVAKVGGLNISIVTSATTDEQGRALLTELGMPFRK, encoded by the coding sequence ATGGCCAGGTTAAAAGATAAATATTTCGAAGAGCTTGCACCGAAGTTGGGCAAGGATCTGGGTCTGACCAATGCCATGCAGGTGCCCCGTGTTGAGAAAGTTGTTGTCAATATGGGTATTGGTGAGGCCATCCAGAACATCAAGTTGTTGGAGTCCGCAGTTGATGAGCTGGGTAAGATTACCGGTCAGAAGCCGGTTATCACCAAGGCAAAAAAATCAATCGCCGGCTTCAAGCTGCGTGAAGACATGCCTATCGGCTGCATGGTAACACTGCGCCGCGAGCGTGCTTATGAGTTTCTGGATCGTTTGATCAATATCGCCCTGCCGCGTGTACGCGACTTCAAGGGCGTTTCTCCGAAGGCCTTTGATGGTCGCGGCAATTATACGCTCGGTGTTCGCGAGCAGATCATCTTTCCTGAAATCGATCTGGAAAAAGTTGCCAAGGTTGGTGGATTGAATATTTCAATCGTTACCTCGGCGACGACTGATGAACAGGGACGTGCATTGCTGACTGAGCTCGGCATGCCCTTCAGGAAATAA
- a CDS encoding type Z 30S ribosomal protein S14 — MAKKSMIAKAARPQKFKVRKYTRCPLCGRPRAYYRKFNMCRICLRKLALEGKLPGVLKSSW; from the coding sequence GTGGCAAAAAAATCAATGATAGCCAAAGCAGCACGGCCCCAAAAGTTCAAGGTCAGGAAATATACTCGCTGTCCACTGTGTGGCCGTCCGCGCGCCTACTATCGGAAGTTCAACATGTGTCGGATTTGCTTGCGCAAATTGGCCCTTGAGGGTAAACTTCCTGGCGTTTTGAAATCTAGCTGGTAA
- the rpsH gene encoding 30S ribosomal protein S8, producing the protein MGMTDPISDMLTRIRNAGMAKHQKLEMPSSKVKVAIASVLKDQGYIKNFKSINDGVQGKLRIYLKYDEKNVHVIHEIKRESTPGCRVYVGSDEIPKVKNGLGCAIVSTSQGVLPDVAAREAQIGGELVCTVW; encoded by the coding sequence ATGGGAATGACCGATCCTATTTCAGATATGCTGACCCGTATTCGTAATGCGGGAATGGCGAAGCATCAGAAGCTGGAAATGCCTTCAAGTAAAGTGAAGGTCGCTATTGCTTCTGTGCTCAAGGACCAGGGCTACATCAAAAATTTCAAGTCCATCAATGATGGTGTGCAGGGAAAACTGCGCATCTACTTGAAGTATGACGAGAAAAATGTCCATGTGATTCATGAAATCAAGCGTGAATCAACCCCTGGGTGCCGTGTTTATGTCGGCAGCGACGAGATCCCTAAGGTAAAAAATGGTCTCGGCTGTGCAATCGTATCTACATCACAGGGTGTTTTGCCTGACGTTGCTGCTCGTGAAGCCCAAATCGGTGGCGAATTGGTCTGCACCGTTTGGTAA
- the rplF gene encoding 50S ribosomal protein L6, translated as MSRIGKKPVVIPAGVKIDLKEDRIDVQGPKGKLTRSIPNTVLVSMDADTINVEPIKTARRDTAMQGLYRSLIFNMVEGVTTGFSKVLEINGVGYRADVKGSTLNLALGYSHPIEYPLPDGIAVEVEKQTKLTVSGIDKELVGATAAKIRSFRGPEPYKGKGIKYADERILRKAGKAGK; from the coding sequence ATGTCTCGAATTGGTAAAAAGCCTGTAGTGATTCCGGCAGGGGTCAAAATCGATCTTAAAGAGGACCGTATTGATGTTCAGGGTCCTAAAGGGAAGTTGACCCGTTCGATTCCAAATACCGTGCTGGTTTCCATGGATGCCGACACGATTAATGTCGAACCGATTAAAACGGCTCGTCGTGATACTGCGATGCAGGGCCTGTATCGTTCCCTGATCTTCAATATGGTTGAAGGGGTAACGACCGGTTTTTCCAAGGTTCTCGAAATCAACGGTGTTGGTTACCGTGCGGATGTCAAGGGCAGCACATTGAACCTGGCTCTCGGTTATTCACATCCCATCGAGTACCCGCTGCCGGACGGTATTGCAGTAGAAGTTGAGAAACAAACCAAGTTGACCGTAAGCGGGATTGATAAAGAGCTGGTTGGTGCAACAGCCGCTAAGATCCGTTCATTCCGTGGTCCCGAGCCCTATAAGGGCAAGGGGATCAAGTACGCGGATGAGCGTATCCTGCGTAAAGCCGGTAAGGCTGGTAAGTAA
- the rplR gene encoding 50S ribosomal protein L18 has translation MAGVISRAQSRKRRQARVRRKVVGTTTRPRLCVFRSAKHIYAQIIEDTTGTSLVSVSTQNQSVADGLSYTGNVAAAKAVGEAIAKMALEKDIKEVVFDRNGFVYHGRVKALADSAREAGLVF, from the coding sequence GTGGCTGGCGTAATTTCAAGAGCGCAATCGAGAAAGAGACGGCAAGCGCGTGTTCGTCGTAAAGTGGTTGGAACCACTACGCGTCCCCGGCTGTGCGTTTTTCGTAGTGCAAAACACATTTATGCACAAATTATTGAAGATACCACGGGTACTTCACTGGTGTCGGTATCGACTCAGAACCAATCCGTTGCAGATGGTCTGAGTTATACGGGCAATGTTGCCGCAGCAAAAGCTGTCGGCGAAGCGATTGCGAAAATGGCTTTGGAGAAAGATATCAAAGAGGTTGTTTTTGATCGCAATGGTTTTGTCTATCACGGCCGTGTAAAGGCCCTGGCTGATTCAGCTCGTGAAGCCGGCCTGGTGTTTTAA
- the rpsE gene encoding 30S ribosomal protein S5, which yields MIDRVIHINRCAKVVKGGRRFSFSALVVVGDGNGQVGFGHGKAKEVPEAIRKGVEKAKKNMIQVPLDDRTIPFDVLGNFGAGSVLLKPASKGTGVIAGGPARAVLEAAGVGDILSKCLGSNNPHNVVKATMDALKQLKSAEEIKSRRGLTA from the coding sequence ATGATTGATCGTGTGATTCACATCAATCGTTGTGCCAAGGTAGTCAAGGGTGGACGCCGTTTCAGTTTCTCCGCTCTTGTTGTTGTTGGCGACGGTAATGGCCAGGTCGGATTTGGCCATGGCAAGGCTAAAGAGGTTCCTGAAGCAATTCGTAAAGGGGTCGAGAAGGCCAAGAAGAATATGATTCAGGTTCCTTTGGATGACCGTACGATTCCTTTTGATGTTTTGGGTAATTTCGGTGCAGGAAGTGTGTTGTTGAAGCCTGCGTCCAAAGGTACCGGTGTTATTGCCGGTGGCCCGGCTCGTGCCGTACTCGAAGCTGCAGGTGTAGGAGACATTCTGTCCAAGTGTCTGGGCTCGAATAATCCTCATAATGTTGTTAAAGCAACGATGGACGCCCTGAAGCAACTGAAAAGTGCGGAAGAGATTAAGTCCCGTCGTGGCCTGACAGCGTAA
- the rpmD gene encoding 50S ribosomal protein L30, with protein sequence MANEIKVTLKKSGIGRPEYFTKVLKGLGLTKLNKTVVLKDTPEIRGMINKVGHMVVVEEA encoded by the coding sequence ATGGCAAATGAAATTAAAGTAACGCTGAAGAAGAGTGGCATTGGCCGTCCGGAGTATTTTACCAAGGTACTTAAAGGACTTGGCCTGACTAAACTCAATAAAACCGTTGTTTTGAAGGATACCCCTGAGATTCGTGGCATGATCAATAAGGTCGGCCACATGGTCGTTGTTGAGGAAGCCTAG